The proteins below are encoded in one region of Segatella copri:
- a CDS encoding DUF2442 domain-containing protein, which yields MNLSIVSARYVAPLKVELHFNDDTVKTIDVGAFIRNHPHPQYNSYLNENKFKKFKIEFGNIVWGKNWDLIFPIDKLYAGVCC from the coding sequence ATGAATTTAAGTATTGTTTCTGCAAGATATGTGGCACCATTAAAAGTTGAATTACACTTTAATGATGACACTGTTAAGACGATAGATGTTGGGGCTTTTATTAGAAATCACCCACATCCGCAATATAACTCTTACTTGAATGAAAACAAATTCAAAAAGTTCAAGATAGAGTTTGGAAATATCGTTTGGGGAAAAAATTGGGATTTGATATTCCCTATAGATAAGTTATATGCTGGCGTTTGCTGCTGA
- a CDS encoding DUF4160 domain-containing protein — protein sequence MPKIFEYFGFIFLFYSNEHEPIHVHVMKDGHEAIFEIILENGELVEIHRRTSSKIPPLSEKDAATAEAFVKKYYKNIVDKWVNFFIYKKRIRSTKITKKL from the coding sequence ATGCCAAAGATATTTGAATACTTCGGATTTATCTTTCTGTTCTATTCGAATGAGCATGAACCGATACACGTTCATGTAATGAAGGATGGACATGAAGCTATTTTCGAGATAATATTAGAAAATGGTGAACTTGTTGAAATTCACAGAAGAACTTCTAGCAAGATACCACCTTTAAGTGAGAAGGATGCTGCTACAGCAGAGGCCTTTGTGAAGAAGTACTATAAGAATATAGTTGATAAATGGGTAAACTTCTTTATTTATAAGAAAAGAATACGTTCAACAAAAATAACGAAGAAATTATGA
- a CDS encoding SusC/RagA family TonB-linked outer membrane protein, with protein sequence MRKKTMFLGLLGAGLMWMPASAILAAQMNNAAMSVQQNQGIKGTVVDATGETLIGASVKVAGTTNGSVTDIDGNFTLNCKPGATLEVSYIGYKTMTVKAANGMKITMQEDGKALNEVVVTALGIKRDRKALGYGLEEVKGEELTKAKETNVINSLSGKVAGLVVQNTAGGASGSTRVLLRGNTEMAGNNQPLYVVDGVPLDNTNFGSAGESGGYDLGDGISAINPDDIETMTVLKGPAASALYGSRASHGVILITTKKAEKDRISVEYNGSYTIDTQLAKWDDIQEIYGAGYNGELPTSSTSGTNSSWGPKADDFMFKYFDGEERPFMMHPNNASDFFRTGFTTQNSAILSVNSGKTGMRFSVTDMRNKDILPNTNMSRDNFNLRVNTSAGPVDFDFTANYTREKVKNRPALGDSQSNVGKNLMTLAGTYDQAWLKHYEDADGNYSNWNGNDQYNKNPYWDLYKNSNTSDKDVFRFTGKAIWNINKHLKLQGTIGTDINSMNFQEFIAKTTPGTPAGKLTDQIFNNRTLNAEILALYNNSWGDFDVNATAGGNIFKVNNKTTTNVGLNQQMNGIQNIMNYQEQNTRESMYKKQISSLYASASLGYKHTYYLEGTIRGDKSSTLPTNNNTYVYPSVSGSLVFSEFIKNKKFINYGKIRASWAKVGSDTDPYLLALNYTTGKYSYSGYTIGMIANSTQPNKDLKPTMTGSYEVGLEMKFLNGRLGLDATYYNQNSKDQILSLASTTTSGYAYRLINAGEIQNQGVEIALNARALQIKDFAWDLGVNFSKNTNKVKSLIDGMDYFELAKATWCGVSVGAKVGENYGAIRGHDFLYNDKGQVVVDAATGLPKVDQEIKTIGNSTWDWTGGFYSTFSYKNFRLSASFDVKVGADIYSMSMRSAYETGKAKGTLAGREEWYSSEEARKASGMELAEWRAAGNCKGFVVDGVIDNGDGTYRKNDIAVNPEDYWKHVAKGVQSAFVYDNSYVKCREITFGYTFPESILGKYVKGLTVSFVARNPFIVWKNIPNIDPDSSYNTSGLGLEYGSLPSRKSYGLNVNVKF encoded by the coding sequence ATGAGAAAGAAAACTATGTTTCTCGGCCTGCTCGGTGCAGGTTTGATGTGGATGCCTGCTTCTGCCATTCTCGCTGCCCAGATGAACAATGCAGCGATGAGCGTTCAGCAGAACCAAGGCATCAAGGGTACAGTGGTGGATGCCACTGGCGAAACCTTGATTGGCGCTAGCGTGAAGGTGGCTGGTACAACCAACGGTTCCGTTACCGATATAGATGGTAACTTTACGTTGAACTGCAAGCCTGGAGCAACGCTCGAAGTGAGCTACATCGGTTACAAGACAATGACCGTGAAAGCTGCTAATGGCATGAAAATCACGATGCAAGAGGATGGTAAGGCCTTGAATGAGGTCGTTGTTACCGCCCTTGGTATCAAGCGCGACCGCAAGGCTCTCGGCTATGGCTTGGAGGAAGTGAAAGGTGAGGAACTTACCAAGGCGAAGGAAACTAACGTCATCAACTCTCTTTCTGGTAAGGTGGCTGGTCTCGTTGTCCAGAACACCGCTGGCGGTGCTTCTGGTTCTACCCGCGTGCTTCTTCGTGGTAATACAGAAATGGCAGGCAATAACCAGCCTCTTTACGTGGTGGATGGTGTGCCTTTGGATAATACCAACTTTGGCAGTGCTGGTGAAAGTGGTGGTTATGACCTCGGTGATGGTATCTCTGCCATCAATCCTGATGACATCGAGACGATGACCGTATTGAAAGGTCCTGCTGCCTCTGCCCTCTATGGTAGCCGTGCTTCTCATGGTGTTATCTTGATTACGACCAAGAAGGCGGAGAAGGATAGAATTTCCGTGGAGTACAATGGTTCTTATACTATCGATACCCAGTTGGCTAAATGGGACGACATCCAGGAGATATATGGTGCTGGCTACAATGGCGAGCTTCCTACATCCAGCACTTCTGGTACGAACTCAAGTTGGGGACCTAAGGCCGATGACTTCATGTTCAAATATTTCGATGGCGAAGAACGTCCATTCATGATGCATCCTAACAATGCTTCTGATTTCTTCCGCACAGGTTTCACCACCCAGAACTCTGCCATCCTCTCAGTTAATTCCGGTAAGACGGGTATGCGTTTCTCTGTTACGGATATGCGCAACAAGGATATCTTGCCAAATACCAATATGAGTCGTGACAACTTCAACCTCCGTGTGAATACCTCTGCAGGTCCTGTTGACTTCGACTTCACCGCCAACTATACTCGTGAGAAGGTAAAGAACCGTCCTGCCCTTGGTGACTCCCAGAGTAACGTGGGTAAGAACCTCATGACCCTGGCGGGTACCTACGACCAGGCTTGGCTGAAGCACTATGAGGATGCCGACGGCAACTACTCCAACTGGAATGGTAACGATCAGTATAACAAGAACCCATACTGGGATCTCTATAAGAACAGCAATACATCCGACAAGGACGTGTTCCGTTTTACGGGTAAGGCAATCTGGAACATCAACAAGCACCTCAAGTTGCAGGGTACTATCGGTACCGACATCAACAGCATGAACTTCCAGGAATTCATCGCCAAGACAACTCCAGGAACTCCTGCCGGAAAGCTTACCGACCAAATCTTCAACAACCGCACACTCAACGCCGAGATACTTGCCCTCTACAACAACTCATGGGGCGACTTCGATGTCAACGCTACCGCTGGTGGTAACATCTTCAAGGTGAACAACAAGACCACTACCAACGTCGGTCTCAACCAGCAGATGAATGGCATCCAGAACATCATGAACTATCAGGAACAGAACACTCGTGAGAGTATGTACAAGAAGCAGATCAGCTCTCTCTATGCCAGCGCGAGCCTCGGCTACAAGCATACTTACTATTTGGAGGGAACCATCCGTGGCGATAAGTCATCTACGCTCCCTACAAATAACAATACATACGTATATCCATCTGTATCGGGTAGTTTGGTTTTCTCTGAGTTTATCAAGAACAAGAAGTTCATCAATTATGGTAAGATTCGCGCATCTTGGGCAAAGGTAGGTAGCGATACCGATCCATACCTGTTGGCACTCAACTATACCACGGGCAAGTACAGCTACTCGGGTTATACCATCGGTATGATAGCCAACTCAACACAGCCGAACAAGGATTTGAAGCCTACTATGACAGGTTCTTACGAGGTAGGTTTGGAGATGAAGTTCCTCAACGGACGCTTGGGCTTGGATGCCACCTATTACAACCAGAACTCCAAGGACCAGATTTTGAGTTTGGCTTCAACCACCACCTCTGGCTATGCTTACCGCCTCATCAATGCCGGTGAGATTCAGAACCAGGGTGTCGAGATTGCCCTCAATGCCCGTGCCTTGCAAATCAAGGACTTCGCTTGGGACTTGGGTGTCAACTTCTCGAAGAATACCAACAAGGTGAAGTCGCTCATCGATGGCATGGACTACTTCGAGTTGGCGAAGGCAACCTGGTGCGGTGTTTCTGTAGGTGCCAAGGTAGGTGAGAACTATGGAGCTATCCGTGGACACGACTTCCTCTACAACGACAAGGGACAGGTGGTTGTCGATGCAGCTACTGGTCTTCCAAAGGTTGACCAGGAAATCAAGACCATCGGCAACTCTACTTGGGACTGGACAGGTGGTTTCTACTCAACCTTCAGCTACAAGAACTTCCGCCTCTCTGCATCCTTCGATGTGAAGGTAGGTGCCGACATCTACTCTATGTCCATGCGTTCTGCATACGAGACAGGTAAGGCAAAGGGAACATTGGCAGGCCGTGAGGAGTGGTACTCTTCTGAGGAGGCTCGCAAGGCTTCGGGTATGGAACTTGCCGAATGGCGTGCAGCAGGTAACTGCAAGGGATTTGTCGTAGATGGTGTCATCGACAATGGCGACGGTACTTATCGCAAGAACGACATCGCCGTGAACCCTGAAGATTACTGGAAGCATGTGGCAAAAGGCGTGCAGAGTGCCTTCGTTTACGACAACTCTTACGTGAAGTGTCGTGAGATTACTTTCGGCTATACCTTCCCAGAGAGCATCCTGGGCAAGTATGTCAAGGGCTTGACCGTATCCTTCGTGGCTCGTAACCCATTCATTGTTTGGAAGAACATTCCTAACATCGACCCAGACTCCAGCTACAACACCTCAGGTCTCGGTCTGGAATATGGTTCCCTGCCATCTCGCAAGAGTTATGGTTTGAACGTGAACGTGAAGTTCTAG
- a CDS encoding hybrid sensor histidine kinase/response regulator transcription factor: MKRYKSCTLIILLLLASALQAYAHISRNMFMLSNLNTDNGLSCSRVYSIVEAEDGAMWISTKRGVDRYNGQQVTNYTLYTEMPYSDACGRSIKLTKDAQHLIYAYDNKGKVYIYDKRKDTFVLKCNLQKILGGSIVLNELLVDEKGNFWLAMDRGIYCLSAATDGKEIVRETAKGRFVLKNTYINHIQFIGQKLLIGTFKDVYCYSMPARKLEKKISGSSVVSSYHDIVGHRIWLGTFHEGVKVMDDRTWKLIKSADFQSLQNIPKIPVRSIILYDKQTLLMAVDGAGIYAYDSSNKQTKLLLDTDGRPGNVLNGNGLYTLCCDRFGDLWTGSYSGGVDLAIPMKHTLEYITHEYLNNQSLIDNCVNDVFQSRDGKIWYATDKGVSVYDAQTRLWHHGLYNKVALTICQTVDGRILVGTYGNGVYQVHADGTSMLAYSVETGMLKSDYVFSLFTDSDGNIWVGCLDGDMACFPSDKYNLNGTGKSVFYLPVNEVQCITESLDKRFIAVGTSHGGYLIDKREPLHPRRFFSPEQYPEKDINLFVNSMAFQDSRHIWIGTDGGGLYDYDLLTKKFKRYTNQDALPSNTVYGLIKGINGNLWISTDKGLAFMKQGKIVNLNIFKGMEREYNRMSVACTSDGRVLFGSNDGVVALTPMFAKGLNYAAPLRIHSVEVEGVERSDYWNECLFEMLKEGKLSLSHNENTLVVSFESINYQYQYDIQYQYYLEEYDRNWSKPSSNQLVRFVNLPSGSYLLHVKAICRSNGRELGETTLEIHIAQPWWNTWWAWIIYLCIFAAILYFVWQYYKERLQRKYYDEKINFFVNTAHNIRTPLSLVLAPLDNLANDSNLSEKSRGFLDMAHRNGNKLLKMVTELLDFQKIEQSAEQVRLQDIELPMLLRVQLEKFVLAAQEKHIQLCIETCPQQQIHSDVKMMDLILENLLSNAIKYTPQGGKVTLSASVEGKMAVIHVCDTGIGIPKAEIKSIFKTFFRASNAINSQEMGSGLGLMLTRKLVEKLGGKLSFVSEEGKGTTFCVKMPLGHVTDSSVRLVGEKKNVVTESSLAEDKHDETCQTVSSAVLQDADVSTDTLLFVDDNEDLRKYIRMTFGDSYQVVDVESAEAALKYLKEGGICDIVVSDVMMPGMHGDEFCRSIKENKETSWLPVILLTAKAGRDFMIEGLGLGADDYIAKPFDTAILASKVASILKNRRRLNQYYMDRSLALVRGEVASESASSEQIVGSDSSYEHLEPTGTSEEKKDDTVLNKQGQTFENVAEAVLNPQDQAFVDKATRLVLAHLSDTDFNIDRLCREMAMSRTLFYGRLKTLTGQSPQDFMRLIRLEQAAIFLKQGDSVLDVSVKAGFVNVKYFSTVFKKHFGVSPSKYL; the protein is encoded by the coding sequence ATGAAACGATATAAATCCTGTACTCTAATTATATTGCTGCTGTTGGCATCGGCTCTTCAGGCATATGCGCATATTTCCAGAAATATGTTCATGCTTTCCAATCTCAATACAGACAATGGTCTTTCCTGCTCTCGTGTTTATTCTATTGTCGAGGCAGAGGATGGTGCCATGTGGATAAGTACTAAGCGTGGAGTTGACCGATATAATGGGCAACAAGTTACCAATTATACTTTATACACAGAGATGCCGTATAGTGATGCTTGTGGTAGAAGTATTAAACTGACTAAGGATGCGCAACATCTGATTTACGCCTACGACAACAAGGGAAAGGTGTATATATATGATAAGAGGAAAGATACATTTGTTTTGAAATGTAATCTTCAGAAAATTTTAGGTGGAAGTATCGTGTTGAACGAACTGTTGGTAGACGAAAAGGGCAATTTCTGGTTAGCTATGGATAGAGGCATTTATTGCTTATCAGCAGCTACTGATGGAAAGGAGATCGTTCGGGAGACAGCTAAGGGTAGGTTTGTATTGAAAAATACTTATATTAATCATATCCAATTTATAGGTCAGAAACTCTTGATAGGAACATTTAAAGATGTTTATTGCTATTCGATGCCTGCCCGGAAGTTAGAAAAGAAGATTAGTGGCAGTTCTGTAGTATCCTCTTATCATGATATTGTGGGACATCGTATCTGGCTGGGTACTTTTCACGAAGGAGTTAAAGTGATGGATGATCGTACTTGGAAGCTGATAAAATCTGCTGATTTCCAATCTTTGCAAAACATTCCTAAAATTCCCGTACGTTCAATCATTTTATATGATAAGCAGACTCTTCTGATGGCTGTAGATGGAGCAGGAATATATGCTTATGACAGTTCGAATAAACAAACCAAGCTCTTGCTTGATACAGATGGACGTCCTGGTAACGTACTGAATGGAAATGGATTATATACCTTGTGCTGCGATCGTTTTGGCGATTTATGGACAGGCTCTTACTCGGGAGGAGTAGATTTGGCGATACCAATGAAACATACATTGGAATATATCACACATGAATATCTCAACAATCAATCACTGATAGATAATTGTGTGAACGATGTTTTCCAAAGCCGTGATGGGAAAATATGGTATGCCACAGATAAAGGAGTAAGTGTTTATGATGCGCAGACTCGTCTTTGGCATCATGGATTATATAATAAGGTGGCGCTTACGATTTGTCAGACTGTAGACGGCAGAATTCTGGTTGGTACCTATGGTAATGGCGTATATCAGGTTCATGCTGATGGCACTAGTATGCTTGCTTATTCTGTGGAAACAGGAATGTTGAAGAGTGATTACGTATTCAGTCTTTTTACTGATAGCGATGGTAATATTTGGGTGGGATGTTTGGATGGAGATATGGCTTGTTTCCCTTCAGATAAATATAATTTGAATGGAACGGGAAAGTCGGTATTCTATCTGCCTGTCAACGAAGTGCAATGCATCACGGAATCACTGGATAAGCGTTTTATTGCTGTAGGAACTTCGCATGGAGGCTATTTGATTGATAAGCGCGAACCTTTGCATCCTCGTCGTTTCTTTTCTCCTGAACAGTATCCCGAAAAAGACATTAATTTGTTTGTCAACAGTATGGCTTTTCAGGATTCCCGTCATATCTGGATTGGAACGGATGGAGGAGGACTCTATGATTATGATTTACTGACAAAGAAGTTTAAGCGTTATACTAATCAGGACGCTTTGCCTTCTAATACTGTTTATGGACTTATAAAAGGTATTAATGGCAATTTGTGGATCAGTACGGATAAAGGTTTGGCGTTCATGAAACAGGGGAAGATAGTAAACCTCAACATCTTTAAGGGAATGGAACGTGAGTATAACCGAATGTCTGTTGCGTGTACTTCAGATGGCAGGGTGCTTTTTGGCAGCAACGATGGAGTTGTCGCTTTGACTCCTATGTTTGCCAAAGGTTTGAATTATGCCGCTCCACTTCGTATTCATAGTGTTGAGGTTGAAGGTGTCGAACGTTCCGATTACTGGAATGAATGTCTCTTTGAAATGTTGAAGGAAGGCAAATTGAGTCTTAGCCATAATGAGAATACGCTGGTTGTTTCTTTCGAGAGTATCAATTATCAATACCAGTATGATATTCAATATCAATATTATTTGGAAGAATACGACCGTAATTGGAGTAAACCATCTTCTAATCAGTTGGTACGATTTGTAAATTTGCCTTCGGGCAGCTATCTGCTTCATGTAAAGGCTATCTGCAGAAGTAATGGTAGAGAATTGGGAGAAACAACTTTGGAGATTCATATAGCCCAGCCTTGGTGGAATACCTGGTGGGCATGGATTATCTATCTCTGTATTTTTGCTGCCATCTTATATTTTGTCTGGCAGTATTACAAAGAGCGCTTACAGCGAAAGTATTATGATGAGAAAATCAATTTTTTCGTTAATACTGCCCATAACATACGTACTCCTTTGAGTCTCGTGTTGGCTCCTCTTGATAATCTGGCTAATGATTCCAACTTGAGTGAGAAAAGTCGTGGATTCTTGGATATGGCGCATCGCAACGGCAACAAACTATTGAAGATGGTTACAGAATTGCTTGACTTCCAAAAGATAGAGCAGTCTGCCGAACAGGTTCGCCTGCAAGATATAGAATTGCCGATGCTTTTACGTGTGCAGTTGGAAAAGTTTGTATTGGCAGCTCAGGAGAAGCATATTCAACTGTGTATTGAAACGTGTCCGCAGCAACAGATTCATTCTGATGTCAAAATGATGGATCTGATATTGGAAAATCTTCTCTCGAATGCTATCAAATATACACCTCAAGGTGGAAAGGTTACGTTGTCGGCTTCTGTTGAAGGTAAGATGGCTGTGATTCATGTATGTGATACAGGTATAGGTATTCCAAAGGCCGAAATTAAGAGTATCTTCAAGACCTTCTTCAGGGCTTCTAATGCGATAAATTCTCAGGAAATGGGAAGTGGATTAGGACTGATGCTTACACGAAAGCTTGTAGAGAAATTAGGAGGAAAGCTTAGTTTCGTAAGTGAGGAAGGAAAGGGTACTACTTTCTGTGTGAAGATGCCATTAGGTCATGTAACAGATTCTTCTGTCCGGCTTGTTGGAGAAAAGAAAAATGTTGTAACTGAATCTTCTTTAGCTGAAGATAAGCATGATGAAACTTGCCAGACTGTGTCTTCTGCGGTTCTGCAGGATGCTGATGTTTCAACGGATACACTTCTTTTTGTCGATGACAATGAAGATCTTCGCAAATATATCAGAATGACTTTTGGTGATTCTTATCAAGTAGTTGATGTGGAGAGTGCAGAGGCTGCCCTGAAATATTTGAAAGAGGGCGGGATATGTGATATCGTTGTTTCAGATGTCATGATGCCGGGAATGCACGGAGATGAGTTCTGTCGCAGCATCAAGGAAAATAAGGAAACATCATGGCTGCCTGTTATCCTGCTGACTGCTAAGGCTGGTCGTGACTTTATGATAGAGGGACTCGGACTTGGTGCTGATGACTATATAGCCAAGCCATTCGATACTGCTATTCTTGCGAGTAAGGTTGCCAGTATTTTGAAGAATCGTCGCCGGTTGAATCAGTATTATATGGACAGAAGCCTTGCTCTTGTTAGAGGAGAGGTTGCTTCTGAGTCTGCTTCTTCCGAGCAGATTGTGGGTTCTGATTCATCCTATGAACACTTGGAACCTACTGGAACTTCTGAAGAGAAAAAGGATGATACTGTCTTGAATAAGCAAGGCCAGACATTCGAAAATGTGGCAGAAGCTGTTCTGAATCCGCAAGACCAGGCTTTTGTAGATAAAGCTACCCGTTTGGTGTTGGCTCATCTGAGCGACACAGACTTTAATATCGACCGACTCTGTAGAGAGATGGCGATGAGCAGAACGCTTTTCTATGGTAGGCTGAAGACTCTTACGGGCCAAAGTCCGCAGGATTTTATGCGTTTGATACGTCTGGAGCAGGCTGCAATCTTCCTGAAACAGGGGGATAGTGTGCTGGATGTATCTGTGAAAGCCGGTTTTGTAAATGTGAAGTACTTTAGTACTGTATTTAAAAAACACTTTGGGGTTTCTCCAAGTAAGTATCTGTAA
- a CDS encoding M18 family aminopeptidase produces MIKRLLSFLDASPVNFLAVKNISEELEKNGFRRMNPQEPLGKIEAGEKFFVTKNDSSIYAFQIGKKPLADAGFHMICAHCDSPTFRIKPNAEMLCEGGIVKLNTEVYGGPIMSTWFDRPLTLAGRVIVKGENAMNPQTLLLHVKRPLLQISNLAIHFNRQVNDGVKLSKQKDVLPILGIINDELEKGNLLMNVITDELNILKEDVLDFDLYLADATPACTFGVHDEFISSGRLDDLSMCWAGVEAMIAADANDTTQVLAIFDNEETGSQTKQGAGSPFLSYMLQRIALAQSHTEEAYYQAVERAFMISADNAHAWHPNYSEKFDPTNHPKLGGGPVIKFNAAQKYASDAVSAAIFANICDAASVPCQRFVNHSDVAGGSTLGNILASSIPLKGVDMGNAILAMHSCRETGSVIDHEYCVKAFTKFYQL; encoded by the coding sequence ATGATCAAAAGATTATTATCCTTTCTAGACGCATCGCCAGTGAATTTCCTGGCAGTAAAGAATATCTCCGAGGAATTGGAGAAGAACGGGTTCCGACGTATGAACCCACAGGAGCCTTTGGGCAAGATTGAAGCGGGTGAAAAGTTCTTCGTTACCAAGAACGACTCTTCCATCTACGCCTTCCAAATCGGAAAGAAACCTTTGGCAGATGCCGGTTTCCACATGATCTGCGCCCACTGCGATTCGCCTACCTTCCGCATCAAGCCAAATGCTGAGATGCTTTGCGAGGGCGGTATCGTAAAACTGAATACCGAGGTTTATGGTGGTCCAATCATGTCAACCTGGTTCGACCGTCCGCTCACCCTGGCAGGTAGAGTTATCGTGAAGGGCGAGAATGCGATGAATCCCCAGACGCTCCTTCTTCATGTGAAGCGCCCATTGCTGCAGATCAGCAATCTCGCTATCCACTTCAACCGTCAGGTGAATGATGGTGTGAAGTTAAGCAAGCAGAAGGATGTACTCCCTATCCTCGGCATCATCAATGATGAACTGGAGAAGGGTAACCTCCTGATGAATGTGATAACCGACGAACTGAATATCCTGAAAGAGGATGTTCTTGATTTCGATCTCTACCTGGCTGATGCCACTCCAGCCTGCACCTTCGGTGTACACGATGAGTTTATCTCTTCAGGCAGACTCGACGACCTGTCTATGTGCTGGGCTGGTGTAGAGGCGATGATTGCAGCAGATGCCAATGATACCACCCAGGTTCTCGCCATCTTCGATAATGAAGAGACGGGGTCCCAGACCAAACAGGGAGCCGGAAGTCCATTCCTTTCATATATGCTCCAGCGCATCGCCCTGGCACAGAGCCATACAGAAGAGGCTTATTATCAGGCAGTAGAGCGTGCCTTCATGATTTCAGCCGATAATGCGCATGCCTGGCATCCTAACTATAGCGAGAAGTTCGACCCTACGAATCATCCTAAGTTGGGCGGTGGTCCGGTCATCAAGTTCAATGCAGCCCAGAAGTATGCGAGCGATGCTGTATCAGCAGCCATCTTCGCCAACATCTGCGATGCAGCCAGTGTACCATGCCAGCGTTTCGTAAACCACAGCGATGTGGCAGGTGGCAGCACATTGGGCAATATCCTCGCCTCTTCCATCCCATTGAAGGGTGTGGATATGGGCAATGCCATCCTCGCTATGCACAGTTGCCGCGAAACCGGTAGTGTTATCGACCACGAATATTGCGTGAAGGCTTTCACCAAGTTCTATCAGTTGTAA
- a CDS encoding glycoside hydrolase family 5 protein, which yields MKRNFLKISLFLIGVFTCLSCEASTLHSSSSSQGVGESIPTAQQWNKDVVGWNLGNAFECSAPGQDGESMQIGNPDGSIHAETAWGSPVVTKKVIQAVKKAGFNAIRIPIRWQCHITNAQAMSIDKAWIARIKEVVGWCLDNGLKVIINVHHEKWLEGRPTYQYKEENCQKLALLWMNIASEFANYDSRLAFAGTNEVHIRDNWGKPTAENLEVQNAYNQIFVDMVRATGGNNAKRHLILQTYVCNPWFGIENGDFIIPKDAEGNGNNYMSVEFHYYQPWSYAGDCTYDYWGDAYKDAGKIPAENEKTMTDFFDKAVNTWSNKGLGIVIGEWGVTDHYKSNSEKVHENMTYYCKFLTTEARKRGFSTFVWDNNHFGNGSEKYGIFDRFKSMKVNAPWILEGIFGKE from the coding sequence ATGAAAAGGAACTTTTTGAAAATTAGCCTCTTTTTAATAGGCGTCTTCACATGTCTCTCATGCGAAGCAAGTACGTTGCACTCATCCAGCAGTTCTCAAGGTGTAGGCGAATCCATACCTACTGCCCAGCAATGGAATAAAGATGTTGTGGGGTGGAATCTTGGCAACGCATTCGAGTGCTCAGCTCCTGGACAGGATGGTGAGTCGATGCAGATTGGCAACCCTGATGGTTCTATCCATGCAGAGACAGCCTGGGGCAGTCCCGTTGTTACCAAGAAGGTGATACAAGCCGTGAAGAAGGCAGGTTTCAATGCCATCCGTATTCCAATCCGTTGGCAGTGCCACATTACCAACGCTCAGGCGATGAGCATCGACAAGGCTTGGATTGCTCGCATCAAGGAGGTGGTGGGCTGGTGCCTTGACAACGGTTTGAAGGTTATCATCAATGTGCATCATGAAAAATGGCTCGAAGGTCGTCCTACCTATCAATATAAGGAAGAAAACTGCCAGAAGCTTGCGCTTCTCTGGATGAATATCGCCTCTGAGTTTGCCAATTATGACAGTCGCTTGGCTTTCGCCGGTACCAATGAGGTTCACATCAGGGACAACTGGGGCAAACCTACTGCCGAGAACCTCGAAGTGCAGAATGCTTACAATCAGATATTCGTGGATATGGTTCGTGCCACAGGCGGCAACAATGCCAAGCGCCACCTCATCTTACAGACTTACGTTTGTAACCCATGGTTTGGCATAGAGAATGGAGATTTCATCATTCCGAAGGATGCCGAAGGCAATGGCAACAACTATATGAGTGTGGAATTTCACTACTATCAGCCATGGAGCTACGCTGGCGATTGCACCTACGATTACTGGGGTGATGCCTACAAGGATGCTGGCAAGATACCTGCAGAAAACGAGAAGACGATGACGGATTTCTTCGACAAGGCGGTGAATACCTGGAGCAACAAAGGACTGGGTATCGTAATAGGAGAGTGGGGAGTAACCGATCACTATAAGTCTAACTCAGAGAAAGTGCATGAAAACATGACCTACTACTGTAAGTTCTTGACTACGGAGGCTCGCAAACGAGGCTTCTCTACTTTCGTTTGGGACAACAACCACTTCGGCAACGGCTCTGAGAAGTATGGCATTTTCGACCGTTTCAAGAGTATGAAGGTGAATGCTCCTTGGATTCTCGAAGGAATCTTTGGGAAAGAATAA